A region from the Lolium perenne isolate Kyuss_39 chromosome 4, Kyuss_2.0, whole genome shotgun sequence genome encodes:
- the LOC127295381 gene encoding uncharacterized protein — protein MAMASTSSSSRPPLLHPASRNPRILTLASRAPAPRPLLISLAPPAPARGLRAAATQQPAYEDGEEENEDEEEYYSDEEDAEEMDVEEMEEEARRAAADLAARLDRELRVDGDVREKRRTMRDKTSTAKHIPDNNLPKVAVIGRPNVGKSALFNRLVGGNRAIVVDEPGVTRDRLYGRSFWGDQEFMVIDTGGVITLSKSQAGVMEELAITTTVGMDGIPLASREAAIARMPSMIEKQAVAAVEEAAVLLFLVDGQAGLVAADIEIADWLRRNFSHKCIILAVNKCESPRKGQMQALEFWSLGFTPVPISAITGTGTGELLDMVCSELKKFEGLEGLDDFEEEEEENRIPAISIVGRPNVGKSSILNALVGEDRTIVSPVSGTTRDAIDTELTTEDGQKYKLIDTAGIRRRAAVASAGSTTETLSVKRAFSAIRRSDVVALVVEAMACVTEQDYKIAERIEKEGKACVIVVNKWDTIPNKNNESTTHYELDVREKLRVLDWAPIVYCSAINGNSVEKIISAASLVEKERSRRLGTSILNQVVREAVSFKAPPRTRGGKRGRVYYTTQAAVRPPTFVLFVNDAKLFPEPYRRYMHKQLRSDAGFPGTPIRILWRSRKRTDKQQRKTNTQARNALVAAS, from the exons ATGGCCATGgcttccacctcctcctcctcgcgcccGCCTCTCCTCCACCCTGCCTCCAGAAACCCCCGCATCCTCACGCTTGCCTCCAGGGCTCCCGCCCCTCGCCCGCTGCTCATCTCCCTCGCTCCGCCCGCGCCCGCCCGCGggctccgcgccgccgccacgcaGCAACCCGCTTACGAAGATGGAGAGGAGGAAAATGAGGATGAAGAGGAGTATTACAGCGACGAAGAGGATGCggaggagatggacgtggaggagatggaggaggaggcgcggcgcgccgccgccgacctcGCCGCACGCCTCGACCGCGAGCTCCGCGTAG ATGGTGATGTTCGTGAGAAAAGAAGAACCATGAGGGATAAGACATCAACAGCTAAACAT ATCCCAGACAATAATCTTCCAAAGGTGGCTGTtattggtaggcctaatgttggtAAATCTGCACTGTTCAATCGTCTTGTCGGG GGCAACAGGGCTATCGTTGTTGATGAACCTGGTGTAACCAGAGATCGTTTGTACGGGCGATCTTTTTGGGGTGATCAAGAGTTTATGGTTATCGATACTGGGGGTGTGATTACTCTATCGAAGTCGCAAGCAGGTGTAATGGAAGAACTTGCCATCACAACTACTGTCGGTATGGATGGGATTCCTCTGGCCTCTAGAGAAGCTGCTATTGCTAGGATGCCATCAATGATTGAAAAGCAAGCTGTTGCTGCTGTTGAAGAAGCAGCTGTCCTTCTATTCCTTGTGGATGGTCAG GCTGGTCTTGTGGCAGCTGATATAGAAATTGCTGATTGGTTACGTCGCAACTTCTCACACAAGTGCATCATACTTGCTGTAAACAAGTGTGAATCGCCGCGGAAAGGGCAAATGCAAGCATTAGAATTTTGGTCATTAGG ATTTACACCTGTACCAATATCCGCTATTACCGGCACTGGAACTGGAGAGCTCCTTGATATGGTCTGTTCAGAACTGAAAAAATTTGAG GGACTAGAAGGACTGGATGAttttgaggaggaagaagaagaaaaccgcATTCCGGCTATTTCCATTGTTGGAAGACCAAATGTTGGGAAAAGTAGTATATTAAATGCTTTGGTTGGAGAAGATAGAACAATTGTGAGCCCAGTTAGTGGGACCACCCGTGATGCCATTGATACTGAGTTGACCACAGAGGATGGGCAG AAATACAAACTCATTGATACGGCTGGCATCCGGCGCAGAGCAGCAGTTGCTTCTGCTGGCAGCACGACTGAAACGCTGTCAGTAAAACGTGCATTTAGTGCAATTCGTCGATCTGATGtggttgcccttgttgttgaaGCGATGGCGTGCGTCACAGAGCAG GATTATAAAATTGCAGAAAGGATTGAAAAAGAGGGAAAGGCATGTGTCATTGTTGTGAACAAATGGGACACGATTCCAAACAAGAACAATGAGAGTACTACACATTATGAGTTGGATGTAAGAGAGAAGCTTCGTGTACTTGACTGGGCACCTATTGTTTATTGTTCTGCAATAAATGGGAACAGCGTTGAAAA GATTATTTCTGCTGCTTCTTTGGTTGAAAAGGAAAGGTCTAGAAGACTTGGCACATCTATTCTTAACCAAGTGGTTAGAGAAGCTGTATCATTCAAAGCACCACCAAGAACAAGAGGTGGCAAAAGAGGCCGTGTTTATTACACAACACAG GCTGCTGTTCGTCCACCAACATTTGTTCTCTTCGTCAATGACGCAAAACTCTTCCCCGAGCCGTACCGTCGGTACATGCACAAACAACTTCGGTCTGACGCTGGGTTCCCAGGCACACCTATCCGGATACTGTGGCGTAGCCGGAAGCGGACAGACAAGCAACAGAGGAAGACGAATACACAGGCTCGTAATGCGCTTGTAGCGGCGAGTTAG